ttttactacacagaaaaaattcatagttaaactaaattttcgacaaccgaatgaaattttcttttattaagtTCATTCACCGTACACATAAGATCAATAtgtactaaagcaaaagaaaaaattcGTACGTTTCTCAAGTgaaattcacgaaattaattgatccaattaattttttaattgaaatgtcttcaatcacagaaatgatagtatcaattaaaaaattaattgaaggtcaattaaaaaattaattgatccaattaaaaattaatttatactattaagttttgtgattgatttttaattgaatattttttaaaactcaattaaaattttaattggaaaaattttcgtgaaatttttttctatgtatggtTAAAAGTGGTCCTGATTTGgcgatgatttttttctttacttttagttaatttttcttctatgagaggatataATTGCGTAagatgtagttaaaaagtacaccagggcaCAACACTTTCCTGGCTTTAACACCGCAGTGTGGAAACTCAAAATGTGtagtataatttagttaaattttcacacgatgtagttcattcttgctataaaatagtttacttttttctgtgtatatattaataaaataaaagttaaaaaattaggaaAGCTATTTATATaatgatttaatataaaaaaattaagtattagacaaataaaatttacccaataaaaataaattaaactacactcaaaaagttCAAACCAATGTaggcatgctaaacattgcaccacggtggcttcctaaTATCcaagttaattttaatattattatcataaatccaaaatgttttctacaccctcaaaaaaatcgcttctctaacatatgttccaaacatattttgcaggaagcacatatattattggatactgccaaaccattaatatgtttgttttatgtgaacatattatatgtttggaagcattttgagcccaaaaatattatatgcttggaagaattctccccaaagaagattgtgttcattccctcacataattttcacttccaccattgtttttagttcttggcacctttttcggtaatacaaataatgttgaataaattattcaattttataaaactaaccTTTAgcttggacggagaatcgaaccgaggaccatacatcaTTTTTACGTTtagggccggtattaagttggcattaacgCTCTAAAATGGCCTTGTTTtcaagttttcttttctttaataattcattttaaagaaactaaACTTCTGCAATTGTTgccttggatcattccccaccaagttataatacaacttgccaaaaaagttatgttattCTGCTTTTTGAGATTGGAGTTTTGcctctaaaatgaaaaataatctttgcgacaaaactcgaacttaatgcccgcttttatttttgaaagtgtccgtcaactcatcttggactacttacacccagaaaaaagtgccttcgaaactaaaggaaaaaattttcatcaatatagtttatccattttatttccattaaggtaaatttttgtgaaaaataataaaatttactcgtttcagtaaaaaaatcctaaactgtaagcagttaggaatagttcattaactagaataaggcatggaattttactcatactattttcttcgctgggtataaaaatttactactgaaaaagaaaattttattcaccgataacaaagcattcgtaaaaataaacaaaaaccgaactaaaaccaagtttcctcaaaattagtaaaatttcttataaaataataattgcgacttcctttataatagaaagtttttcatacatacgaacaacacttggcatagaaaaatattttagttcattcgtactaagaagtatgcattcctttcaaaacttaaggaaacacacttattagaatataggaaattttcctaaatttctattgtctacctgtaatcgatacctgtcatcgtaatcgatgtgtttgcgcgtgggtgtaatcgatatatttgcgcgtcggttgtttttttagttggaatcgcgttgttttggtatacggagagattgttaaaaaataatatggtaaaataatataataaataacaaataaaatatataaaatatttgttattttaaattagtgagaaaaattttcgtttttttaaataaatctatcaatgttcgtgatagtgtataaagaaagaaaacaccagcagaataacaaccctttcatttgtcttcattttggaatcttcaattatcaggtaatattcagtgacgctaaccttttgcaacaaaaatgttttatgattttttatatttgtaggtattgaaattgtaaaaggaggacaaaatcgttaggcagcaacttattaaaagtgaaaagtacaagaagaagaaaaagtgcgttttacagttgataatatcacacggaaattggaaatagtggaataataaactaatatttcaaagagattcgatgctgttgattcttaataaatatattcaatatattaataaaacatgtcttttattgaagataaaattgcttatagaaataaataataaatatattcaatatattaataaaacatgtcttttattgaagataaaattgcttatagaaataaataaaattgtatttaaaaacgaaggtaagcagttctaattatgaagtaaaagttttaccacaaatgtgtaagatttgtcgaaatgaatgaaaaaatttcaataaaatcattccatatatgaattcaaattagttaatttttttcattctgtagtatagtggtatataaatataggaaaatgttaactaatatatggaatgcattattcctaatttctacgaaaatcacatcgttcaaacaaataaaaatgtttttggcgctatacgaagttcaactttcttcacaatgagttcattttaacttaaagaaggggtcacttttttctgggtgtattaataaagaggaactaaacttatttttttcttaagatccctttgtaacagggagtagaattaacattgtagctatgcatgccaaatttggttgaaatcggttcagaattagatatatctcccatacatatatttttctgatttcggcaaaaatgaccaaaatcccAACAGTTTCCTTGTCAAATCGTCGaaacttttaaaaatgactgaaattttcctatatttctaatacaaatatatcggccgataaatcataaataaacttttgcccgactttagactttccttactttttttgtATGTAGCTTTGTTGATGTACAAGCTTCTTTAGCGTTATCACCATTTAATACAAACACAACAATAAAGAGAACACAGCCCATAGAGCCTATGGGAATTAGTTAGTTAGGTTCAAACCTTATTCACCAAAAgacattttttgttacaaaatttttatttttgcaataaacaaaCACCTTTTGTTTCAAAATCACAGTCCATTTCCTTTATATCAAGTATTGTTCTCTTCTGGCTTTATGTCTTAAATAAGACATATTTTGAGATTTCATTGTAAACATTTAATAGAACAATGTCAAACAATGTGGTCTACAAACAGGTCTAACAATATTGGCTATAAATAGAACTGCTTGACTGTCCGCGCTGATGGCTATATCGATAATTGTTTGTTAATGCCAGTAAGAGCAACATGCGCCAATGGATAACGTATTtccttacaaactgaatgatccGTGATTTAATTCTCCGTCAAGAAGAAAGGTACACACAAATCTAATTCTTCCCCcgcaacgaaattttggacaaacagctatcgtttcccatttgcttttcgctctaaggacgtatgtttggaagaaaagtaaacACTTTTTGCAATAAACGCTAATGTtttttacaggatgtaaaaataatttcataaagactaactcaaaaaaataataaatgtttttatctttctcacttccaccagttttttttttagttcttagcacctttttctgtaatagaaaccatgtagaagaaattattcggttttataaattttttgtacctttcgcctggactgggaatcgaaccacggaccatATAGTttctaagccaacacactatcccctGGGCTACGTAACAGTTATTTTCGTCAACGGGCggattatcgctatagccatcaacacAAATAGTCAaatagttatatttatatagcatagttttgagCGCCCACGAGTCGATGTaaagaacattatttaacagaaacatacatttagttggccacCGCGTAGCAATGGTTAGGATGTTCGccatgcatacaaagggtcttgGTTTCAGTCATTCTTCGAcggacaccaaaaagttttttacatatatataattatgcaccgatgtagaccaatttttgcatggttgttagaaaccatatactaacaccatgtaccaaatttcagccggatcggatgaaatttgctcttcttagaggctccgcaagctaaatcttgggatcggtttatatgggggctatatgtaaaagtggtccgatatggtccatttacaataccaaatgacctacatcaataacaactacttgtgccaagtttcaagttgatagcttgtttagtttggaagttagcgtgaattcaacagacggacggacatgcttagatcgactcagaatttcaccacgacccagaatatatatactttatggggtcttagaccaatatttcgatgtgttacaaacgaaatggcaAAGCTGATATACtctcatcttatggtggagggtataaaatatgtAATTAGCATTACAtataaaattagaataaaactaaaattaaatagcCCAGGGCTAGACCAACTCAATAGGACAGTGTAAATGTTCGATAGTAAAAAGAAAGTTACCTAAAATTCCGTTGTTATTTACATTCTCTGACATAAAAAACTTATTACGAATGCCGATTGCAGGTCAATCGGTAACGAAGACAATCTCAATGACTGATCATCTAAAGTGGCTAACTCGCATTTATAATTGTTATACCTAGTATGCAAGAAACTGCTCGCGGAGGAAATACCATCACTTTCTGCAGATAATATTTGCATATTTAATAACACAAGCTAAACATTTTGTAGGAAAACGTTTTGCTCCATAGATATTTGCTGAATACTGCAGGACAGATATACCATAACACACGTTTTTCTGTGTTTTTGTTCACATCGTACATCATCATACCCACAAATGACCGACCACCATTCATCTCAAATGCAAATATCTAAGTTTACCAATAAATTGTCACATCGATGGAGTTTTAATGCGAAACAGTAGGAGTTAAAACAAAAGCGAATGGCATTTGCAAAAATCATTTAGCTATGAATGCTAGTGGGGGTCCATATGGCTGTTGCCAATTGAATATGTAAACGTATTTACACATCCAtccattcaaaaatattttaaaaattgtcgtGGTGTGTAAGCATGTTTGTTTTTATCAGTAAGTAGgctagaaattttgattaatattttttttcctaatGATAAAAACCAGATTTGAAAAAGGCACAAAACGAACTAGTATGTTTGGGTTATCATTTGGTGCAGGTGCTGATTTTTAAAGGCCAACATGGAAAAGGCCCTCGCTACATCAGTAAATAGCTTACTTTATAGCAATTTTTACAACGAGAGATACTGcagtaaataatttttggttttctcgtttacgttattgcatttTATACATTCCAAAAAGAGGCTTGAGTAGTAGCTTTGGTAGATAtttttgttgcatattttataGCATTGCCACTATAAGTAAAACATTGCTATTTTTCTAGCTTCTATCTTGCATGTATTggatgcaataacgtaaacgagtgatCATAAATCCATTTCATTACTCGTATACTTTATTGCAATGAAATAAGGCAGAGTATATGcattgcctactttattgtattctaaaatgaaatattttttgctgggatagtttCTCAAAGAAACCAAAAAATACCGGAAGTCGTTTAGACCCTAGGATACTCTAAGCCAACCCTATCGAGTTACTATTATACAACATTTGCGAGGTATTACCATAATACTAATACAACTTTGCCTGAGTGATATATTTGCCAAAGTCGGATGAGACATTCGTATACTGAACAAATTATTATCTGGAGCATAAAGATTTTTGTtcctgaagcataaagatttttgTTCCTCAAATACATATGATAGTTTTGCTTaagatacacgcaaaaaataactctttcctcccaaacgaaattttagacaaacaaagttcgtttcttatttgcttttcgctgtaaggaagtgtatttggaagaaaagtatatactttttgtgataaacgtttattcttttccaggatgtaaaaacaatttcataaagacaaactcaaaaaaaacattgttttcttgctaattgcattttccctcacatctttctcacatccacgaggttttttagttcttaacaccttttcctgtaataccaagaatgtagaagaaattatacgattatataaattttttttgtttcttttgcctggacggagaatcgaaccgcgaaccatgcactttgtaagccaacacactaaccactgagctatgtacctgttatggtcatcaatagataaatatccctataagttatatttatatagcatagtttgcggagcccacgaaccgaataaacaaaggttatttaacagaaacaaacatttagtttggcaccgtggagcagtggttgctacgtccgacttgtatgccaagggtcgtgagttcgatccctgcttcgaccaatgtttttttttttttacatatattccagatatgttcggaagataccGAAAAAATGTCCAACATTATGTTacgttgtactatattaaatttttaaactgtaaaatgtgtcttattaaagacctaaagtcagaaatgaacagtgtttgatataaacgaaatggactgtgttgttgtttcaaaaataactttttttattgaaaaaataaaaattttgtaacaaactatttttttggtgataaaagtttaaaattttcgaagcaattcaaaaaattctagcaacagaaaaacgttttcggtacacgttttccaaacgttgttttttttttgtttttttttgcgtgtagaagatgcatttctctgatacatCGATTTTATACTTGACCAAATGTCGATGAAGACGTTTTATCTGTAGAGTTAAAAGGTTCGACTTTAAAATTGGTATCTTTACGTAAAAGTAATTTATATTGAACTGAGGAAATGAATCTTCAATATTATTAGCATAATCCTTTAAATCATCATTGTTTGTAACTTGACTTTAAAGCTGAAAGGTATTAAGTCATATATTTCAAgaaactttttatttaaaacactGCATAATTTGTATCTAACGTCGAGTTTGAttttagaattgaaatttgagactaaaatttttggcaaatttgactataacttgatgggggaatgatccaaagcaaaaatttaaaaaagtttattttgtttaCGATGAATTATTAAGGGAAAGTAACCGAGAACAATTGCTGTTTTAGCACAATAATGCGAACTTAATACCGGCTTTAACACCTTGATGAATGAAAAAAGCAGGAGAAACcaataatttatgatttatgtaATTTTATAAGGTACGctaaacttaattttaaatgtGCATTGCGTTTCAATGTATCTTTAGTGCagtttccgcttctttggctcgggatTAATATCGAAATTCCTAGTGTGAAGACCAAATCTTTGGATGCGGACAAGCAACATTTATATCCTACCTCTATCTGaactgttaggttaggttaggtggcagcccgatgtcttagtctcacttagactattcagtccattgtgataccatagccgagtccgaacgccgtaccacattgcagtgaaaccacttagagaagctttgaaatactcagaaatgtaaccagcattactgagttggataatccaccgctgaaaaactttttggtgatcgaccgaagcaggaatcgaacccacgatcttgtatatgcaaggcgggcatgctccaCCATTGCGCCACGGTGGCTCTGGACAGTTGCTCTGAGTCCGTCATAATCCAAGTTGCAAGCTATACGAAGTAATCTTCAAGTATTTTGACCCATTTCGTAAATTGGATTCTTCTTCTTCAACAATTGCGATTATTTGAAAGTAGACTATTGATAGCACAACATTAGATGTTTTAATGAGTTgtcaacctaaaaaaaaatctacatcatATTTCCCTTTCATTTCAATGTCGATTTTACCATTTTGGACATcttcgaatttgaaaaaaatcaaatttgaactTTACCACCAGAGTCGATAGCAACGATCTGGTATCATCAAGTGACCTTTCatgaaataatatatatttcatGAAATAATAGAAACGAAGTCTTTTATTAACCTATAAATTCACAAGAACACCGATTcctccaaaaaatatataatatgccaaatggtggttgtatcttaaaagttacagtgcgcattaaactaagtgttagtttacaaataaacaatttgattgtaGGATAGAACTACACAACCCTTTTGCCAACATTCCTTTTATTTCAGGTAAAAATAAATGGtaggtttttgaattttcgggcaaaatttcatttacattttctttcaattttggttcCAGTTTACACAGAAGTACTGTAGATTTGccggaaaacatattttttgaaacTGCGTTATGATGTTTTGAAATGCAGTAAACGTagaattcggttaaaattttaagacgacagaaattttttttctggttgtatcttaaaagatacaacagaatagaataattttataaaggtTAATATTcactaaacaaaatattgatttaactaTATTTCTTTACTAATCTGTAAATAACTTCAATTCCGCCCCTGACATTTTGGACTATgaatgaaaattgtgtcatttttattataaaattttggaacaaaaaacaCAATACTCAATTAAATGGCTACGAAAAGTTTGAACTTGACATTGAAACAAGTTCTTCATACGACACCAAACAACcatttgtgttgttgttttattgtgGTTAAATGCGGTTGCATGGGAAATGAGGCTCAAATCGAACCCAGGCAGCAAACATTACAATTTTTATGTGCAGAAATCCCACGAAGAAGATACTTTTTCTCTTCtctcattgaaattttggtttcacTAACCAAGTAACCACCTAAACCAAGATGAAGGTAAATATTTGGAACAGGTTTACCCTCTTGGTAGCCATTAAGTCTCATCAAACACTTTGGCGGACGTTGCAAAATCATGAATACCCTCAGCATTGGGCAGCAACAACAGCACCATCTTTATTGACCTCTCCGATGAAATCTGAACGAATTCGTTGGGCGATGGAAGCTCATCATCAACATTCGTCGCAAAGACATTTTAGGAACTTTTAAGAGCTGGATGAAGGCAGAGAGGGAGGTAGGTCGATAGATGCGAGACCAATGCTGGCGCTAGCCCTCATAGCCGTTGGCGGCGAACGCTGTCATCGTCACCGTTTTATACAAATcttgtgtaaatttttaattttctattaaaataacaaatattggaTGGCATGACCACCACTACGGCATATGGGCATTTCGTTCCCAGTCAATGATGGTGATATCGAAAAGATATTTCGCGTATAAATATGCACTGTGAACCAAAGAGTGTCATCATTCACTGCTCTACAGTAGTCGTGATATCAACTTAAGACTCAGTACCTTTCTGAAGCACCAACAACTGTGAAACAATGGTAAGTTCATCATGAAGTCTCATCATTTTTGGATTAAGTGACCAAACCACCGGAATACTAGTTTACCACAACCAAAGCCCATAGGTTGTCGTTAAGCCCTCTGGACAAATATATGGATACATTGGAGGACGGTGGTTTCATTAAAAATCTATTAACACCCCATTAAAGATTTCGATGACCTTAGTatggatttaattaaaatggtaTGTTTCTCTTCTTCTCTCGATAGAAATTCTTCTTGATTGCTGTTTGCGCTATTGCCGCTGTGTCGGCTGATGTATCCCATTTGACCGGAAGTGGTTACAATTATGATAAGCCAGCTCCAGTTTTCGATGTGCCTCAACCACAGAACGATTACTTTGCCCCATCTTCGGGATCTAGCGGTCATTCCCATTCTCATGCTTCATCTCATGCTCAGGCTTACTCTCATGCCCAGGGAGGACATGCTCAAGCTCCATCTAACGAATACTTGCCACCTCAACAGCAGTACTCAGCCCCAGCTCCTGCTCCACAATACTCTGCCCCAGCTGCTGCTCCTCAATACTCTGCCCCAGCTGCTGCTCCTCAATACTCTGCCCCAGCTGCCGCTCCCCAATACTCTGCTCCAGCTGCTGCTCCCTCCAACGAATACTTGCCACCCCAACAACAATACTCCGCTCCAGCTCCTGCTCCTCAATACTCTGCTCCAGCTGCTGCTCCTCAATACTCTGCCCCAGCTGCTGCTCCTCAATATTCTGCCCCAGCTGCTGCTCCTCAATACTCTGCCCCAGCTGCTGCTCCTCAATACTCTGCCCCAGCTGCTGCTCCATCCAATGAATACTTGCCTCCTCAGCAACAATACTCTGCCCCAGCTCCTGCTCCACAATACTCTGCCCCAGCTGCTGCTCCTCAATACTCTGCCCCAGCTGCTGCTCCTCAATACTCTGCCCCAGCTGCTGCTCCTCAATACTCTGCCCCAGCACCTGCTCCACAATACTCGGCCCCAGCTGCTCCACAATACTCGGCCCCAGCTGCTGCACCATCCAGTGAATACTTGCCaccccaacaacaacaatactctGCCCCAGCCCCTGCTCCTCAATACTCAGCCCCAGCTGCTGCCCCTCAATACTCTGCCCCAGCTGTTGCTCCTCAATACTCCGCCCCAGCTGCTGCTCCCCAATACTCAGCTCCAGCTGCTGCTCCCCAATACTCTGCCCCAGCTGCTGCCCCATCAAATGAATACTTGCCTCCTCAACAAAGCTCTTCATCTGGTTCATCTTCTGGCTCCAGTGGCTACAACTATAATGCCCCTGCCAGACGCTTCCGTTTCCGCTTCTAAGTTCATCTAAAAGTGCATCTCAAGAACCTGTGATGTTGTCGTATGGACAAGGGATGCTATGTCATCTTGTTAAATTAACAAGTGTTTAATCTagg
This is a stretch of genomic DNA from Haematobia irritans isolate KBUSLIRL chromosome 4, ASM5000362v1, whole genome shotgun sequence. It encodes these proteins:
- the LOC142233804 gene encoding uncharacterized protein LOC142233804 — its product is MKFFLIAVCAIAAVSADVSHLTGSGYNYDKPAPVFDVPQPQNDYFAPSSGSSGHSHSHASSHAQAYSHAQGGHAQAPSNEYLPPQQQYSAPAPAPQYSAPAAAPQYSAPAAAPQYSAPAAAPQYSAPAAAPSNEYLPPQQQYSAPAPAPQYSAPAAAPQYSAPAAAPQYSAPAAAPQYSAPAAAPQYSAPAAAPSNEYLPPQQQYSAPAPAPQYSAPAAAPQYSAPAAAPQYSAPAAAPQYSAPAPAPQYSAPAAPQYSAPAAAPSSEYLPPQQQQYSAPAPAPQYSAPAAAPQYSAPAVAPQYSAPAAAPQYSAPAAAPQYSAPAAAPSNEYLPPQQSSSSGSSSGSSGYNYNAPARRFRFRF